Part of the Georgenia sp. TF02-10 genome, GGGTCGCGGCCTCGACGCCGGCGGTGGCCGGGGCCGGCCGGGTGGCGGCGAGGCGGGTGAGGAGCTCGGTGTCGGTGAGGTTGCGGACCTGGGCGCGGATCTTCTCGGGGGCGGTGACGAGCAGGCTCTTGATCTGCCGCTGGGTGTTGGCGCGGGCCTTGACCGCCGAGCGGCGGGCCAGGTGCAGGGCGCGGATGGCCTCTACGTCCCCGTCGGCGGCCTTGGGGGCTGGCAGGCGGTCCCCGGCCAGCACGGCGGAGGCGGCGGCGTAGGCGTCGATCGGGTCGGACTTGCCGTGGCGGCGGCGGACCTGGCGGGCCGGGCGCAGGACCTCGGCGACCTTCACCCCGGCGCTGCGCAGGTGGCGGGAGAGCCCCGCGCCGTAGGAGTTCGTGCCCTCGATCCCGACGGTGGTGACCTGCCCGTGGCTGGTGATGAACCTCAGCAGGTCGCCGTAGCCGGCCTCGGTGGTGGGGAACTTCGCGTCCCCGAGCCGGGTGCCGGTCGCCGCGGCGACCACGGCGACGTGATGGGTGTCGGCGTGGGTGTCCACGCCGGCGATGACAGCAGCAGGAGCGCTGGCCATGAGTGGTGATGCCTCTTTCCGTGACGGACGGGCACACCGGCCAGGCGGGCAGACAGGACGTTGACGGGACCGTTGGTCGGGCTCATATGAGGTCATGCCCCTCTGGCCGGCGTGCTTGGTGCCCCGCCGAGGGTGGACGGATCATGTTCAGGACAGTCCCCGCAGGGACGTCAGTCAGTGCCCGGGTCACACCCCCGACGAGGCCCTTACATCCTTCAACGTCAGACCCCCCACCTACCATGGACACATGTTCGAGGACGAGCGAGAGGAGCCGGCAGCAGGTGCTGCCGCCGGCCGCCCCGGCCGTGGGGCCGGGCGGTCTCGGCGGGCTGCTCCTGGGCCGTTCGACGGTGGCTGGGACGGGCCGGGTCCGGAGGGGTGGTTGGTGTGGTCCCCGGCGGACGAGGCGGCGCAGGCGCGGGGGTTCTGCTGCGCCGAGGACGCGGAGTCGAACGAACCGTGCCGGCACATGCGCCACTTCGCCGCGGTGATGGCCGCCCAGGACCGGGTTGCCCGGGTCCGGGCGGCGGCCGAGGGGGAGCTGTGGGACGAGGACGCCCTCGACGACGGCGGCGACCCGGCCGGGGACGACCCGCACGCGCGGGTGCGGGTGCGGGTGTGGTTGGTGGCCTCCCAGGTGCTCGCCGACGCCGCTCGGGCGGCGGGGGTGGCCCGGACCTCGGAGATCACCGGGGACGTCGCGGTGGCGCCGGGTGAGGTGGAGGAGACCGCCGCCCGGCTGGCCCGGGCCGCGGAGGCGGCGACCCTGGCCCGCGGGGAGGAGATCACTCCTGACGTGCAGGAGTTCTTCCAGGTGGCGGCGGCGATGGCCCCCCGCGAGCCGCTCGCCGACGCAGACCGCACAGTCGTCCTGTCGGCGGAGCAGGTGGCGGCGGGGGTCGAGCTGTTCCTGGCGGTCGCGCGCGGGGAGACAGACGTGGTCGTCCCCGACGATCCCGGCCCGGCGCCGGTCACCGAGGCGCCGTACAGCCCGTGGGAGGCGGCCGGGGCGGCCGGGGACGGCTGCCTGCTGACCACCATCGGCCTGGACACCGACTCCCTGGCCAGGTGCCCGGCCGGGCCCGAGCTCGCCGCCCTCCTCTCCGGGGTCAACCTCCAGGACCTGGACGGGTTCGCCGCGGTGGAGGCCCTCGCCGCGATACGCCGGGTGGAGAGCTGGGCCGCCGCGAAGTCCGCCGAGCTCGCCGACGTGGTCGCGACCCGGTGCCGGGACATCTACGACGCCAGAGCGGTGAAGGGCCCGGGCGGGACGGTGCTGGACGGATCCGCCCAGGAGGTCGCCATGCGCCTGGGCATCTCGGTGACCGAGGCGAACCGGCTGATCCGCACCGGACGCGGCATGCGCGGGGCGTTCACCGACACCGCCGCCGCGCTGCGGTCCGGGGCGATCGACTACCGCAAGGCGTCCACGATCATCACCACCCTGGCCGAGCACGCCCTCCCCGTGGCGGTGCTGGCCGAGGCCGAGGTGCTGCCCACCGCCCCCACCCGCACCCACGCCCAGCTCGTCAAGGACCTGGCCGCCGCCCTGGTCAAGGTCGACCCCGCCGCCGCCACCGAGCGCCACCACCGGGCCCGCGCCGGCCGCAAGGTCACGCATCCCTCGCCGTTGCCGCACGGGATGGCCTCGCTGTACGCGGTGCTGCCGGCCGAGGACGCCGTCCGCGTCGACCTCGCCCTGGAAGCCATGACCACCACCGCGAAGGCCCACGGCGACGACCGCACCCGCGACCAGCTCCGCGCCGACGCCCTCGCCGTCCTCGCCCACGGCGCCCTGACCACCGGCTGGGCCGGCCCCCCACCCGGCACCAAACCACCCACCCTCGGCCAGCAGATCGACGACGACCCGACTGATGCCGCACACGCAACCGGTGACCACGCCGACACGGCCGACGACAGCCCCGGCACGGCCGACGACAGCCCCGGCACGGCCGACGACGCGGGCGCGGCCGACGAGGCGCGTGCAACCGACGCAGCCGACGACGCGGGCCTGCCCGGCCCGGGAGTCGAACCCGGCGTCGAGGACCGTGCAGCATTCACGGCGGGCGCCCCGCCCGACCCTGGCCCCCCGGGCGAACCGCCTCATCCTGGACCGCCCAGCACCGCAGACGACCCGACCGGCCCGCCCGCTCCCGGCCCTGGCCCCCTGCCGCCCGAAGTGCCTCCCGACGTCGAGGATCCGGCACCGCCGCCGGGCGCACCGCCGGGAAGACTCCGTCCCGGGACGGGTGACTGGGTGGAGTGCCCGGGCACCGGGGAGATCCCCGACCTGCACCTGCTGCTGTCCTGGCGCTCCGGCATGCCGCTGGGCGACCCCGGCACCAACCGCACCCAGATCCGCGTCACCATTCCTTTGTCCGTCGCCCTCCCCCCGGACGACGAGACGCCCACCGGCACGAACGGCGGCGACGACACCGCCAGCGTCACCGCGGGGAGCGTCGGCACCACCGCCGGCGGAGACGACGACACCGGCGCCACCGCCGGCACCAGCGCTGCCGACACTGCTGGCACCGCCGGCACTGACGATGGTGACCGGGCAGCCGACGCCGGCACCCAGATCGACGCCACCACCGGCACCGGCGGCGGTGTGCCCGCCGACGCGGCCGTGGCTGGGCGGGACCTGGACCTGGATCCCATCCCGGGGGAGGTGGCCGAGCTCGCCGGGTACGGCCCCATCAGCCCCGACGTGGCCCGCGCCCTGGCCGCCGGCGGGACCTGGCGCCGCCTGGTCACCGACCCTCTCTCCGGCACCGTCCTGGACGTGGGCCGCACCCGCTACCGGCCCCCCGCCGACCTCGCCGAGCACGTCCGCACCCGCGACCGCACCTGCGTCCGCCCCGGCTGCACCACCCCCGCCGAGCGTTGCCAGATCGATCACACGCTCGCCTTCTCCCAGGGCGGCAAGACGGCCGCCGCCAGCCTGGGCGCGCAGTGCACCACCGACCACGCCCTGAAGTCCGCGGGTACGTTCAAGACCACCCAGCCCTCCCCCGGGGTGTTCGAGTGGCTCACCCCCACCGGGCACGCCTACCGCCGCAACCTCGACGGCACCACCACCCCCCTGAACACCTGGCGAGGACGAGGACGCCCCAGTCTCACCGGCGCCCACGGCTCCCACGGCGACGACGAGTACGGCGAACCGCCGTTCTGAGCCCGACCGGCACGAGAACCACAGTCGACCCTCCCGGCGCAACCAGCACGGCCACGGACCAAAGGGCTCAGGACGAACGGCCGTAGGCCCTTAGCCCGACCCGCGGCGGGCCAGCCGTTCCTAGCGTCAGCCTCAGGACCGGAGAACCGCCGGCACCTCGGCCGGCGCACCAGGGCAGCCTCACTTGTCGCGCGCGACCAGCTTCGCCCTGAGCCGGGCGACGTGCTCATCCGCGTCGACCGATGGGGTGTCGCTGCTGACGTACTCGTCCACGCGGCGATCGATCTCCGCACGCCAGGCCGCATCGACCTCGCCCTGGTCCGCGTCGTCAACGTCGTCCAGGCTTCGCAGACCACGCTCGATGACGGCTGCACGATCCTCGGGAGCGAGCGCGAGCAGTGCCCGCTCGACCTCGGTGACGTCTGGTGCCACCGGTCGAGTCTACGGCGGCACGGTGACGGCCAGACCAGAATGCGGGCCAGGGATGACAACGGGATCCACCCACGCGATGCCCGCCTGCGCGACCGGCAGCGTGCCCGGTGGGGGTCATCAGCCAACGACCAGGAGCGCCGTCTCGACGGCCACCACGCCCCGGGCTCCCGTGGCGAACCTCACAGCCGAGCCTCGCCGTCGATCGGCCGCCGTCGCCGCGAACCCCGGAACGCCGCCGCTCTGCCGGCGGGACCAAGGGCTCAGGACGAACGGCCGTGGGCCCTTGGCCCGGCCCGCGGCGGGCCGGCCGTTCCTAGCGTCAGCCTCAGGACCGGCGAACCGCCGGCACCTCGGCCGGCGCACCAGCGCAGGCCGGCACCCGGCCGACGCACGGCGCCGGCCCGCCACACCGGGAGCAGATGTGGACACCGAGATCGACCGGCTCGTCGCCCGGGGCCTCGCGGCCCTCGCCGCCTACGCCGACCTCACCCAGGCGGACGTGGACAACATCGTCAAGAAGGCCTCCGTCGCCGCGCTCAACCAGCACGGGGTGCTGGCCCAGGCCGCCGTCACCGAGACCGGCCGCGGCGTCTTCGAGGACAAGGCGACCAAGAACATCTTCGCCTGCGAGCACGTCACCTACTCCATGCGCGACCTGCGCACCGTCGGCGTCGTCCGCCGCGACGAGCTCGCCGGCCTGGTGGAGATCGCCGAGCCGGTCGGCGTCGTCGCCGGCATCACGCCGGTGACCAACCCGACGTCGACGGCCATCTTCAAGGCGCTGATCTGCCTGAAGACCCGCAACCCGATCATCTTCGCCTTCCACCCCGGCGCCCAGGAGTGCTCGGCGGCCGCCGCCCGGGTGGTCCGCGACGCAGCGGTGGCCGCCGGCGCCCCGGCGGACTGCATCCAGTGGATCACCGAGCCGTCGATGGGGGCCACCAGCGCGCTGATGAACCACCCGGGCGTCTCCCTCATCCTGGCCACCGGCGGGAACGCGATGGTCAAGGCCGCCTACTCGTGCGGCAAGCCGGCGCTCGGGGTGGGCGCCGGGAACGTCCCCGCCTACGTCCACGCCAGCGCCGACGTCGAGCGGGCCGCCACGGACCTGGTGATGTCGAAGTCGTTCGACAACGGCATGATCTGCGCCTCGGAGCAGGCCGCCATCATCGACGACGCCGTCTACGCCGAGACGATGACCCACCTGCAGGGCCTGCACGCCCACGTGGCCACCCCGGCCGAGAAGGCCCAGCTCGAGGAGCTCATCTTCGGGGTCCGGGCCGACGGCGAGAGCTGCGGGCAGGCGCGGCTGAACGCCGCCGTCGTCGGCCGGTCCCCGGCCTGGATCGCCGAGCAGGCCGGCTTCACCGTCCCGCCGGACACCTCGATCATCCTCGCCGAGGTCTCCGGCGTCGGCCCGCACGAGCCGCTCACCCGCGAGAAGCTCTGCCCGGTGCTGGCCGTGCTGCGCTCCGCCGACGCCGAGCACGGCTTCGCCCTCGCCGAGCAGATGGTCGAGCTGGACGGGCTGGGCCACTCCGCGGTCATCCACGCCGCCGACCCCGCGCTGGTGGAGGCCTACGGCGCGCGGGTGAAGGCGGTGCGGATCATCACCAACGCCCCGGCCGCGCTCGGCGGCATCGGCGACATCTACACCGCGTTCCTCCCCTCCCTCACGCTGGGCTGCGGCTCCTACGGCCACAACTCGGTGTCCAACAACGTCTCGGCGGTGGACCTCATCAACATCAAGCGCATCGGCCGGCGGAACAACAACCTGCAGTGGTTCAAGGTGCCGGCCAAGACCTACTTCGAGCCGCACGCGATCCGCTACCTCTACGACATGGAGGGCATCAGCCGGGTCACGGTCGTCACCGACGCCACGATGACCCGGCTGGGGTACGTGGAGAAGATCCGCGACGTGCTGGACCGCCGGGCCGAGCCGGTCACCCTGCAGATCATCGACGACGTCGAGCCGGAGCCGTCCATCGGCACCGTGCGCCGCGGGGCGGAGTCCATGCGCTCGTTCCGGCCGGACACGATCATCGCCCTGGGCGGCGGGTCCCCGATGGACGCCGCGAAGGTGATGTGGCTGCTCTACGAGCACCCCGAGGTCCGGTTCGAGGACCTTCGGGAGAAGTACCTGGACGTGCGCAAGCGGGCCTTCCGCTACCCGCCGCTGGGCGAGCTGGCCAGGCTCGTCTGCATCCCGACGTCGTCCGGCACGGGCGCCGAGGTCACCCCGTTCGCGGTCATCTCCGACCCGGCCACCGGGTACAAGTACCCGCTGGCGGACTACGCGCTGACTCCGTCGGTGGCGATCATCGACCCTGAGCTCACCGCCGAGATGCCCTCGACGCTGGCGGCCGACTCCGGGTTCGACGCGCTGACCCACGCCACCGAGGCGTACGTGTCCGTCTACGCCAACGACTTCACCGACGCCCTGGCGCTGCACGCGATCAGGATGGTCTTCGACAACATCGCCACCTCGGTGAACGGCCGGCGCGACGGCGTCCCGCCGGCGGAGGTCCGCCGGGCCCGCGAGCGGATGCACAACGCCTCCACCATCGCGGGCATGGCATTCGGCAACGCCTTCCTCGGCATCGTCCACGCCATGGCCCACACCGTCGGCTCGACCTACCACCAGGTGCACGGCCGGACCAACGCCGTGCTGCTGCCGCACGTCGTCCGCTACAACGGGCAGGTCCCGACGAAGCTGAGCAACTGGCCCAAGTACGAGCGCTACGTCGCCCCGCAGCGCTTCCAGGACATCGCCCGGCACCTCGGCCTGCCGCACGCCACCCCGGCCGAGGCGGTGGAGGCCTACGCCACCGCCGTGGAGGAGCTGCGGGCCCGGCTGGGCATGCCGGGGTCCTTCGCCCAGATGGGCGTCGCGGAGGTCGACTTCATCCCCGCGCTGGACACCCTGGCGATGCGGGCCTTCGAGGACCAGTGCGCCCCGGCGAACCCGCGGCTGCCGATGGTCGCCGACATGAAGGACATGATGCAGGCCGCCTACTACGGGGTCACCGTCGCGCAGGTCCGGGCCGACCGGGCCGCGGCGGCGGCCAGCGGGAACGACGCCGCCGCACCGGCCACCGCACCGGCCGCCCGCCGGTAGCGGGGCTTGGCGGGGCGGGGGACGGTCAGCCGTCCCCCGCCCCCGCGCTCACGCCGGGCCGCGGTTGCCCGCCCGCTGCATGGAGTCCCGGACCTCCCCGACGAGCTCTTCGAGGATGTCCTCCAGGAACACCACGCCCAGGCAGGTGCCGGCGGTGCCGACCACCCGGGCCAGGTGGGTGCCGGTGCGCTGCATCTCGGCCAGGGCGTCCTCCACCTCGTCGCCCGGCGCGACCGTGGCCAGGGCCCGCACCCGCCAGCCGGGCACCGGCTGGGACCGCTCGCCGTCGTCGGCGTAGAGCACGTCCTTCAGGTGCAGGTACCCGACCAGCTCCCCGTCCTCCCCGACCACCGGGAAGCGGGAGTAGCCGGTGCGGGCCACCTCCCGCTCGACGTCCTCGGGGGTGCAGCCCACCGGCAGGGTGAGCAGCTCCTCGAGCGGGACCATGACCTGCTCGGCGGTCTCCTCGGAGAACTCGATGGCGCCGGTGAGCAGGCCCAGGTCGTCCTGCAGGACGCCCTCGGCCCGGGACCGCTCGACGATCGAGGCGACCTCCTCGGCGGTGAAGGCGGAGGTGACCTCGTACTTGGGCTCGACGCCCACCAGCCGCAGGACGAGGTTGGCGAACCCGTTCAGGGCCACCACCAGCGGGTGGAGCACCTTGGACAGCCACACCAGCGGCGGGGCGAGGACCAGGGCCGCGCGCTCGGGGGAGGTCACCGAGAGGTTCTTGGGGACCATCTCCCCCAGCACGACGTGCAGGTAGACCACGAGCGCGAGCGCCAGCACGAAGGCGACGACGTGGCTCGCCTCCGCGGGCAGGCCGACGGCCACCAGCGGGCCCTGGACGAGGTGGGCCAGGGCCGGCTCGGCGACGACGCCCAGCCCGGTGGAGCACACGGTCACCCCGAGCTGGGCGCAGGCCAGCATGATGGTGACGTTCTCCATCGCGTACAGCACGGTGCGGGCCGCCCGCGACCCGGCCTCGGCGCGCGGCTCGATGCGGGAGCGGCGGGCGGACATGACGGCGAACTCGGCGCCGACGAAGAAGGCGTTCAGGGCGAGCAGGACGACGGCCAGCACCAGCGCGGCGGAGGTGCTCACGGCTCCTCCTCCGGCGCCGGCTCCGGCCAGACGCGCAGGCGGTCCACCCGCCGCCCGGCCATCTGCTCCACCCGCAGCACGACGCCGGCGACGGCGACCTGGTCCCCGACCCGGGGGATCCGGCCGAGCCGGTCCATCACCAGGCCGCCGAGGGTCTCGTACGGGCCGTCGTCGGGCACGCTGAGCCCCGCCTGGTGGGCCAGCTCGTCCGGCCGGAGCACCCCGGGGACCACCCAGGTCCCGCCCG contains:
- a CDS encoding HNH endonuclease signature motif containing protein; translated protein: MFEDEREEPAAGAAAGRPGRGAGRSRRAAPGPFDGGWDGPGPEGWLVWSPADEAAQARGFCCAEDAESNEPCRHMRHFAAVMAAQDRVARVRAAAEGELWDEDALDDGGDPAGDDPHARVRVRVWLVASQVLADAARAAGVARTSEITGDVAVAPGEVEETAARLARAAEAATLARGEEITPDVQEFFQVAAAMAPREPLADADRTVVLSAEQVAAGVELFLAVARGETDVVVPDDPGPAPVTEAPYSPWEAAGAAGDGCLLTTIGLDTDSLARCPAGPELAALLSGVNLQDLDGFAAVEALAAIRRVESWAAAKSAELADVVATRCRDIYDARAVKGPGGTVLDGSAQEVAMRLGISVTEANRLIRTGRGMRGAFTDTAAALRSGAIDYRKASTIITTLAEHALPVAVLAEAEVLPTAPTRTHAQLVKDLAAALVKVDPAAATERHHRARAGRKVTHPSPLPHGMASLYAVLPAEDAVRVDLALEAMTTTAKAHGDDRTRDQLRADALAVLAHGALTTGWAGPPPGTKPPTLGQQIDDDPTDAAHATGDHADTADDSPGTADDSPGTADDAGAADEARATDAADDAGLPGPGVEPGVEDRAAFTAGAPPDPGPPGEPPHPGPPSTADDPTGPPAPGPGPLPPEVPPDVEDPAPPPGAPPGRLRPGTGDWVECPGTGEIPDLHLLLSWRSGMPLGDPGTNRTQIRVTIPLSVALPPDDETPTGTNGGDDTASVTAGSVGTTAGGDDDTGATAGTSAADTAGTAGTDDGDRAADAGTQIDATTGTGGGVPADAAVAGRDLDLDPIPGEVAELAGYGPISPDVARALAAGGTWRRLVTDPLSGTVLDVGRTRYRPPADLAEHVRTRDRTCVRPGCTTPAERCQIDHTLAFSQGGKTAAASLGAQCTTDHALKSAGTFKTTQPSPGVFEWLTPTGHAYRRNLDGTTTPLNTWRGRGRPSLTGAHGSHGDDEYGEPPF
- a CDS encoding addiction module protein, which codes for MAPDVTEVERALLALAPEDRAAVIERGLRSLDDVDDADQGEVDAAWRAEIDRRVDEYVSSDTPSVDADEHVARLRAKLVARDK
- the adhE gene encoding bifunctional acetaldehyde-CoA/alcohol dehydrogenase, whose amino-acid sequence is MDTEIDRLVARGLAALAAYADLTQADVDNIVKKASVAALNQHGVLAQAAVTETGRGVFEDKATKNIFACEHVTYSMRDLRTVGVVRRDELAGLVEIAEPVGVVAGITPVTNPTSTAIFKALICLKTRNPIIFAFHPGAQECSAAAARVVRDAAVAAGAPADCIQWITEPSMGATSALMNHPGVSLILATGGNAMVKAAYSCGKPALGVGAGNVPAYVHASADVERAATDLVMSKSFDNGMICASEQAAIIDDAVYAETMTHLQGLHAHVATPAEKAQLEELIFGVRADGESCGQARLNAAVVGRSPAWIAEQAGFTVPPDTSIILAEVSGVGPHEPLTREKLCPVLAVLRSADAEHGFALAEQMVELDGLGHSAVIHAADPALVEAYGARVKAVRIITNAPAALGGIGDIYTAFLPSLTLGCGSYGHNSVSNNVSAVDLINIKRIGRRNNNLQWFKVPAKTYFEPHAIRYLYDMEGISRVTVVTDATMTRLGYVEKIRDVLDRRAEPVTLQIIDDVEPEPSIGTVRRGAESMRSFRPDTIIALGGGSPMDAAKVMWLLYEHPEVRFEDLREKYLDVRKRAFRYPPLGELARLVCIPTSSGTGAEVTPFAVISDPATGYKYPLADYALTPSVAIIDPELTAEMPSTLAADSGFDALTHATEAYVSVYANDFTDALALHAIRMVFDNIATSVNGRRDGVPPAEVRRARERMHNASTIAGMAFGNAFLGIVHAMAHTVGSTYHQVHGRTNAVLLPHVVRYNGQVPTKLSNWPKYERYVAPQRFQDIARHLGLPHATPAEAVEAYATAVEELRARLGMPGSFAQMGVAEVDFIPALDTLAMRAFEDQCAPANPRLPMVADMKDMMQAAYYGVTVAQVRADRAAAAASGNDAAAPATAPAARR
- a CDS encoding hemolysin family protein, with protein sequence MSTSAALVLAVVLLALNAFFVGAEFAVMSARRSRIEPRAEAGSRAARTVLYAMENVTIMLACAQLGVTVCSTGLGVVAEPALAHLVQGPLVAVGLPAEASHVVAFVLALALVVYLHVVLGEMVPKNLSVTSPERAALVLAPPLVWLSKVLHPLVVALNGFANLVLRLVGVEPKYEVTSAFTAEEVASIVERSRAEGVLQDDLGLLTGAIEFSEETAEQVMVPLEELLTLPVGCTPEDVEREVARTGYSRFPVVGEDGELVGYLHLKDVLYADDGERSQPVPGWRVRALATVAPGDEVEDALAEMQRTGTHLARVVGTAGTCLGVVFLEDILEELVGEVRDSMQRAGNRGPA